The genomic interval TTTTATTTATAAGCAACTTTTCTCATTTCGAGGCGGAATCGGGAATTAGAAGTTTTAAAATATCTAGACTGAAACTATTGGCTTTGATTCAATCTCTCTATATGTTTAATTATCTCTTGGTATTCTTTATTTTAAAGAATACCAGTGTTGCCGTAGGGTTTGGCGGATATTATTCATTGGCGGGAATAGTAGCCGCAAAGATTCTTGGGAAGAAGACTTTTATATATGAACCCAACATGGCGCTGGGGCGGTCCAATAGAATATTAGCTTATTTTGTAGATAGGATTTTAGTTTTATGGCCAGAGATATCTTTAAAATCTAAGTTAGGGTTCAAGATTAGAAGAATCAGGCCTTTAATAAGAAGAGAGAGCAGCTTAGTTGTAAAAGATAAGAGATGGCCATTCTCTATTCTGTTTGCAGGCGGGAGTTCTGGCTCAATGTTTTTAAACAATCTTTTTACAGAGATTATTCAAGGTGGCTTTTTAAGAGGCCAAGACTTAAGGCTTGTTCTCATAACGGGAGATAAGTTTTACCGCAAAGTCAAAGAGAGAATTGACGGTTTGAATATTAACAACAATCTTAATGTAGAGGTTTATAGTTTTCGCAATGATATGGAAATTTTTCTTGATGATTTTGATTTTCTTATTTCCCGTGCCGGAGCTCAGATTATAGTTGAATCAATCTTCTCTGAGCTTCCGACGCTCTATATTCCTTATCCTTACGCTAAAGAGCATCAGCTTGAGAATGCGAGAAATATGCTGAGTAAGAGAGGTTCTTTTCTTATCAGGCAGGAACTGGCAGATGTAGAAGTTGTTGCTGGTTTTACGAAATATATAGCAAGAGATAGAGAGGGTCTGAATCGGGTAAAAGTTAAATTGAGGCAGCTTAAGGGCAATTTCGAAAAAGCGGACAGGTCTATCGATATTATTTTAAAATGAACAGGAAGACCTCGTATTATTTAATTGGTATCTGTGGTATAGGTATGAGTTCGCTGGCTCAGCTTATTCAAAGCAGAGGTTTTAAAGTTAGAGGTTCGGATGCAAGTCCTGATGTTTTAATAGAAAGAAAACTGAGCTCTTTAGGTATTGAAGTATATTTTTCCCATGAAGCTGGAAGAATCAGAGAGAGCGATATAGTTGTCTATTCGACGGCTGTAGGGAAGAGTAATCCTGAATATATCGAAGCTAAAGGGAAGAACTGCGTTCTACTGCACAGGACATCTGCTCTGGTTGAAATGCTAAAGGACAGAAAATCCATTGCTGTTACGGGGACTCATGGTAAGACTACAATGACATATCTTCTTGCCTCTGTTCTAAGAAACTATGGTTTTGACTCGGGAATGATTTTAGGAGGCATATCAAAAGAGATAAACAATAATTTTATTCCCTCTAATTCAAATTATATTTTGGAATTGGATGAGAGTGACAGAAGTTTTCAGATTTTAGATTCTGATTTAAAGGTATTTACCAGTTTAGGTAATGACCATCTTGAATTTTACAATAATGATTTCTCTGAATTAAAGAGAGAGTTCAGGTGTTATATGCAAAAAGAAGGAGTTAATATTATATCCGCAGATGATAATTATCTGGTAGAGCTGGCAGAGGCAAGCTCTCTAAAGTATCTTAGTTTCGGATTTGGACCTAAAGCTGATTATAGGGGTGAATTAGTGGATAAAGGAGATTTTTTCTCAAAGATAAAGCTTTATAAGAACGGTAGTTTTATAACTGAATATACTTTGCCCCTTATAGGCTATAAGAATGCATCTAATAGTTTAGCAGTATTTGCTCTTGCTGATATCTTAAAATTAGACCTTTTAAAGATTGCAGAATCTTTTTCGGGTCTCTCTGGTATTGAGAGAAGGTATGATCTGAAGTTTTGTTCTAAAGCTGTAACTCTTATGGAAGATTATGCCCATCACCCCAGAGAGATAGAGGAAGCGATAAGGACAGTTAAGGAATATTTAAAACCGCCAAGGATTTTGGTCGTTTTTCAGCCTCATAGGTATACAAGAACAGAGATGCTCTGGGATGATTATAAAACCTGTTTTAAGGGCGGAGATAAGATCTATATTAGCGATATCTATTCAGCTTTTGAAGAGGTTATCCCCAGCATAAATTCCGAGATGCTGGTTGAGAATATAGGGTCTTCTAATGTTAAGTATGCTAAGATAGATGAGATTGCAGACTTACTGTTAAATGAAGTTAGGGAGGGTGATATGATCCTTCTCTTAGGCGCCGGCGATATAAACAAGATTTCAAAGAGATTAAGCGAAGGGTTATCAAGCATTGAATAGCACTATCTTTGATGGCTACGGGTATTCGTTAAATCCTCTCTTTTTGCTTGAGATTTCAACGTTAGAGGAACTAAGGGGTACCGTTATTGATTTAAATAGCAAGTATCTAAGATATATGGTCTTTGGGAGATTAAAGAATATACTCTTCGCTAATCAGCGGAGCGATATTGTTGTTTTGAAGTTAAACGGCAGCATTTTTAAAAAGATTAAAAGAGAGGGAGATATTTTAGATGTTGGGGCAGGGGTAGAGGTTTCTGAATTGATGAGATTCTCTATAGATAATTCAATTGAAGGATTAGAGTATATGGTCGGCATCCCTTCTACTATAGCTGGGGCAGCCGTTGGAAATTCGGGGGCTTTTGGAAAAGAGATTTCCGAGAATATAGTTGAGGTTGAATGTCTAAATACTAAAGGAGAGCTGTTGATTTTAAATCGGGAAAAAATAGATTTTAAATATCGAGATTCCAATCTGGGAAATTTTATTCTGACCAAGGTGTTTTTGAAAATTGCTCTGGGGTCCAGGGCAGAGATAAAGAAAAATATGAAAGCTTATATAGAGAGGCGGTTCTATACTCAAGATCTAAGAGAGTCTTCCTGCGGTTGTTTTTTTAAAAACCATCTAGAACATAGAGCGGCTATTTTGATAGACTCTCTGGGTCTTAAGGGTTACAAAAGGGGCGGAGCCGTTGTTTCTGATAAGCACGCCAATTTTTTAATCAGTCTGGATAATAGTTCTTCTGAAGATATTCTGTCATTAAAAGATGTCTTGCAGAGGAGAGTTTGGAAAGATAAGAAGTTTTGGCTAGAGCCTGAAGTTAAACTAATATGGTAGCAGATTTAAAAAAATATAGGATTGGAGTTTTAAGAGGAGGACCCTCTTCGGAGCGGGAGATATCTTTGCTTTCAGGAGAGTCAGTTTTAGAGATTTTGGAAAAGAGAGGTTTTGAAGTTAGAGATATTATAGTTCCGGAGAGAAAAGATAGGAAATATTTAAAAAGCTGGATTTTAAAAGTTTTAAAAGAAGAGAAGATAGACCTCTGCTTTATAGCGTTGCATGGATGGTTTGGTGAAGATGGAAATATTCAGAAAATATTGGACGAATCCAATTATCTTTATACAGGCTCTAATAAGCATGCCTGCAAAATATCTATGGATAAGATAGCCTCGAAAGATGTTTTTGAAAAGAATCTTATACCAACACCCCGCTATTTTATAGTTGATGCTGAGAGTAAAGTAAATTGGTCATTGCTTAAATTCCCGGCTATCCTGAAACCTTCTTCTCAGGGTTCAAGTATAGGGATTTATAAGATCAAAGATAGCATCGAAGCAGAATATCTTATACCTGAGGTTCTCAATTACGATGGAAGAGTTTTGGTCGAGGATTTTATAGAAGGAATAGAACTTACCGTTGGAATAGTGGAAGATAAGCCTCTTGCTGTAATCAAAATATCTTCCTCCAGTGATATTTATAATTATGAAGTTAAATATACTGATGGCTTAAGCAGCTACTCAATTCCGGCTGATATAGATAAAAGATTGACTGAGAGAGTTCAAGGATTAGCTCTTAAGGCTCACCGGGCGATAGGATGCAATATGTTTTCTAGAGTAGATATACTATATTCAACGGTTAGAGATGAGGTTTTTGTTTTGGAGGTCAATACTATTCCCGGACTTACGAAAATTAGCCTTTTACCCAAAGCTGCCAAAGTTTGCGGGATTGAATTTGACGAACTAGTATTAAAAATGTTAGAATCTGCCTTCAAGGGAGAGAGATGTTTAAGAAGATAGATTACGAAAAAATAAAAATCGCGTTCTTTTTTCTAAACTGGGCTGTTTTAATTCTACTTTTGGTTTGGTTCTTCAATATTATGCAAAATTATAAGGTCTCTTCGTCTAGTTTTAGCATAAAAGAGGCCAAGGTTATTTTTAGCGATGGTTCAGGATTAGATAAGAGTAATGCGTTTAGATATTTAAATATCAAAAAAGGCGACTCTATTTTTAAGATAGACCCAATTGTAAAAATTAAAGAGATTTTCAAAAAGCATCCCGAGATACTTAAGCTCAGTCTTTATAAGCAGATGCCTAATAAGATTATGGCTATTGTTACAAATAGAATTCCCGTGGCTCAGATTCATTTAGGGCGCTATTATCCGCTGGATGCAGAAGGCTTTGTGTTGCCATTCCCCAGCAATTTCCGCATTGAGTCTCTACCTCTCGTTAAAGGGGTCAATCCGGGGGAAGTTGCGGTGGCTAGCGATGCTGACAATGCTAAGATAGACTCAGCTTTAGAGCTGTTGAATTTGATAGAGTCTGTTTTGGGTGAAAGAGGCATCAATTTTGATATTGATGTTAATAGTGTCGAAGATATCAATCTTATACTTACTAATGATATTAAGGTCAAGTTGGGTAGAGGCGGCTTCAAGGATAAGCTGATACGTTTAAAGGTAGTCTTAATCGATATGGAAGCCAAGAAGTTAAATCCGGCTATCATAGATTTAAGATTCGATAAGGTTGTTTTAATACCACGTTGAAATTAAAAGCCAGGAGAAGTTTTTAGGTATGCTCAAGTATGCTCTAGATATTGGCTCTACAAAATTGAGATTTGCTGCTGCAGGTTCGACAGATAGTGAATTGAAAATTTTGGGATATTTAACATCCAAAGTAGAGGGTTATTCAGGAGGAGTAATAACTGACTATAAGAAGTTGTTTTTTTCTATTTTAAAAATTATAAAAGAGTTCGAAAAACAATATAATAGTAAACCTAAAAAGATTTTGCTTAACTGTTCTCATCCGGATAGTAAGTTTTATCATTTGCGAGAGGTTTTCCAAAGAGATATTTCTGAGCGGCCGATTTCGAATAAAGAGTTAAGGCGTTTAAGGAGCCAAGTCTTGCAGGATAAGATCGGCCTTGAAGAGGAAAAGATATTAATTCAGATCGAAGAGTATATTATAGACGGGCAGAGAGGAGTTATAAGCCCAGAGAGGATGGTTGCCAGAAGCATAGAGGTTCTACTCAATGTGATCACTGTCCCAGTTAATTTTTTTAATAATATTCTTTCTATTTTTTCAGAGATAGGGATAGAGTTGGAAGCTATTATTCCAGAGGCTATAGCCAAGGCTAGTCTCTATTTGGATCCAGAAGATAAGAAGGCAGGCGTAATGCTTTTGGATATTGGATGGTCTAAAGCTAAGATGGTTCTCTTTGAAGGCAGCGTATTAAAAAATAGCATTGTTTTTGAAAGTGGTTTTAATGATATTTTCAAAAGATTAAAAGGGATATATCATTTAGATGATCTAGAAGCAGACAAGGTTTTAAATGAAGCTTTGGTTACAGAGAAAGAGAGTATAATGCTTCAAAGCGAAGAAGGCATAAAAGAGGTCTCTGTTGAAAATGTATGCCAGATTATAGAGAGGGGTTTTAGGAAGAACCTCTATTTTATTAAAAAGGCTATGGACTCAAAAGATATCTCTCATCTTCTTGCAGGAGGAATATTTATAACAGGAGGTTCTATTTTAAAATATCCAAACTTAAAGGAGATTGCGGCGGAAATTTTAAAACAACCAGTTATTGTCAAACAGAATAAAATATTTTCTCTGTCACCAGATTATGCAACTGTGATTGGAATGTTGAGTTATTCATTTCAAGAGGAGAAAAAGTTTAATGAAAGAGATAAGTGTTGTAGTCTCGTAAAAAAAGGTTTAGGTAAGATTTATCAAATCTTCGATAAGTATTTTTAGTCTGTGAAAATACTTCAAATAATTACTCACCTGGAGATAGGCGGTGCTCAAAAAGCAACTCTTCTTTTATCTCAAGAACTTATAAATAGAGGCCACGAGGTTGTTGTTTTATCTTCTGCCCAAGGCGGATTATTAAAAGAGTTTAAAGAAAAATTAGGTCCAAATTTTAGAAGTTTATGTTTTTTAAAAAGAGGTATAAATCCTATTTTTGACCTTTTAGCTTTTTTCTCAGTTTTCATCTATGTAAAAGAACTCAGTTTTGATCTGATCCATACGCACTCTTCTAAAGCCGGCATTTTAGGGCGCTGGGCTGCTCTCTTCTCATCTGTCAATTCTGTCCATACTGTCCATGGTTTTGCTTTTCATGATTATCAAAATTTTATTTTGAGATACTGTTTTATTTTGATTGAAAGAGTTACAGCTTTTATATCGGGTAAGATCATATTTGTATCCGAAGAGGTTAAAAAAAAGGCGTTTAAGAATTTTATAGTAACTACCGAAGAGAAAACAGAGGTTATCTATGAGCTTGTCAAGATTGATCCGCCTGAGCATAGAATAAAAAATAAAGATTTTTTTACAATAGGTATGGTTGCCCCGTTGAAAGAGCAGAAGAGGCCCGAGGATTTTCTGAAATTTGCGGTATCTTTAAGCAGAATACGCAAAGATGTAAGGTTTGTTTTAGTGGGGGATGGTAAATTGAGGCCAAAGCTGGAGATAGACGCGAAGAGATCTGGCATTCTATGTAAAGTTGAATTTAAGGGTTGGAGAGATGATGCTTATACCATAATGCAATCTTTTGATATCTTTGTGCTTACCAGCATCTTCGAGGGTCAACCGCACGTAATAATAGAAGCAATGTCGTTATCAATTCCGGTAATTGCTACTGCGGTTGATGGAGTAAGGGATTTGGTTTCTCAAGGTGAGAATGGATTTTTAGTCGAGCCTTGTAAGCCCCATGATATAGTATGCTTGGCTAATAGGCTATTAGATGATAAAGTATTGAGAGAGTCTATTGGATCTAAAGGACGTAGCTATTTTGAGACTGAGAAAAGGTTTAACTACATTGAAAACATTAGTAAAATCGAAAAGCTGTATGAGTCTACAATGAAATGAACAGAGTAGAAGTTTTCAACATAATGCTCATCTGTTTCGCGTTCTCTTTTTTCCTTTCTAAGTTTTTCTATAAAAAGAAAATCAAAGTAGGCAAAAAAGAGCAATCTACGCACGGTGGAGTTATAATTTTAGCGACAGTTTTTTTGGGAATATTAATATCTCCTTTAAGAGATACGTATTATGTCTGGAAGCTGTTCCTGCCTTTCTTTTTAATGTTTCTTTTAGGTTTTATCGATGATTATAAGCATCTCTCTCCTTATCCAAAGCTGATTGCCGAAATATTTATAATACTTCTCGCGCTCTTTATGGGTTTTAAGACTGAAATCATGTACTTTCCTAGTTATCTTAATTATCTCGTCTCTTTGGTTTGGATTTTGATTTTAAGCAATGAATTTAATTTTTTAGATATAATGGATGGCCTCTCTTTGGGCAGCATCATAGCCGTGGCTTTGACGTTTACAATAATCGGTTTGATAAACTTTCAACCTTTCAATCTTCTTTTTGCGGCAGTTGTTCTGGCCTCCTGCCTGGGTTTCTTTCCTTACAATTACCGTAAAGCATCTGCTTATCTTGGAGATAGCGGCAGTCTATCGCTGGGCTTGCTTATGGCTATTTTAGCTATATCGTTTAGTTATACGAGAGAAAATAGACCTATGGTCCTATTGACCCCTGTTATTATATTCGGGCTTCCTATTTTTGATTTTTTATATCTTACGATAAGAAGGGTCTGGCAACGGAAGTCTATTTTGAGAAAAAGTCCTGACCATCTTGCAATACTTATGCATATTAATGGAGCCTCTAGGAAAAGAGTAATATATAAGTTCTGGCTTATATCAGCAGGTTTTGCTTCTACAGCACTATTGCTTCAGTTCGGTTCGAGACTTTTAGGTGTTGTTGCATTGATTATCTCTATATTCCTTTTCTTTGAAGTTGCTTTACGATGCTATAAATGAAAAAGAGTGTAAATAATTTAATCCTTGGTTCAGGTATAACAGGGTTGAGCTGCGGCCTACATTTAGGAAATTTAAGTAATAAAAAAGGTGGATTTTCATCAGACTATTTAATCCTTGAAAAAGAGAAGGGTGTTGGAGGTTTAGCCCGATCTATCAAAAAGAAAGGTTTTGTATTTGACTATAGTGCTCATCTCCTGCATTGCAGGGATCCCTATTTTTCAAAATGGGTGGAGAATAATCTTAAAAAAAGTCTCAAGTTTCATAAAAGAAATGCCTGGGTCTACTCGCATGGGGTATTTACCAAATATCCTTTTCAGGCAAATCTCTATGGTTTGCCTAGAGATGTAATAAAGGATTGTCTTTTGGGCCTTTTGAGTTTGAATGGTTTTAGTGATAGTAAGCCCAATAATTTTGAAGAGTGGTGTTATAACAAATTCGGCAGCGGAATTTCTAAACACTTTATGCTTCCCTACAATGAAAAGTTTTGGAATATAGCAGCTAAAAAAATTACGCTAGAATGGATAGATGGTTTTATACCTCAGCCGCAGCTTAGGGATATGGTTAAAGGGGGATTTGAATATTCCCATAAAGAGTTTGGCTACCATAGCAAATTTTACTATCCTATTAATGAAGGGATAGAGCTTATAGTTAAGAAAATCAGTTCAAAATGCAGCAATATAGTACTCAAAGAAAAAGCAGAAAAGATAAACTTAAAAGAGAGATGGGTTTTAACCTCTAGAGGCAGAAAGATTTATTACAATAATTTAGTCTCTACTCTTCCTATGGTGGATTTAAACGACATGATTATCGGAATCGATAGCAATATCAGTAATCTTTTTCGCAAGTTAAAGTATATCTCTGTTATTAATGTAAATATGGGCATAAAACGGCCGAATATATCCGATAAAGACTGGGTCTATTTTCCGGAAGACAACTTCTCTTTTTATCGTATTGGGTTTCCGATGAACTTTGCTCCTTCTTCTACACCTAGCGGTTTTAGCTCAATATATATAGATATCTCTTATTCAGGTTCTTTGGCTATCAACAAGAGAAAAGAGAGTATTATTGAACGGGTAAAAGCTGATTTGATCAAACTGGGTATTATTGGTGAAGAAGAGAGCATCCCGGTCGTGGACTATAATGATATTAAGTATGCTTATATACTCTATGATAAAAATTGGTCTCATGCTCGAGGTGGAATTATTGATTATCTTTTAAAAAATTCCGTATATTCTGCTGGGAGATTTGGTTCCTGGAGCTATCTCTCTATGGAGGGGTGTTTTTTAGAGGGCAGGAGAATAGCCAATATATTAAAGAGATGAAACATTTGACAGCTTTTTATTATGATCTTTGACGACCTATGTCTCTACCTAAGGCTCTATCCTGAAATTTTAAATCTTAGATTTGCGAGAGAGATGATATACTATCTCTTAAAAGGTGTTAGCAGGCATCCAATATCAATTAATTTTCTAATAACTTCTAAATGTAATTTTAAGTGCAAGATCTGTAGTTATTACGGTAATTCAGGGACTCATTTTTCAGAGCTGAGCTTTCAGGAATTTGTAGATTTCTTAGATCAGGTTCAAGCTTTTAAACCCTTGATTTTTTTAGGCGGCGGAGAGCCTTTTATAAGAGAAGATATATATTCCATGTTGGAGGAGATAGAGAAGAGAGAGCTTAAAGTGATAGTGTCGACAAATGGTTATTTGTTAGATTTAGATAGAATATCTTCTTTAAACTTAGATTCGCTCATCCTCTCTCTATATGGACCTGAGTCGATTCATGATAGTATTACTGGAGTTCCTGGTTCTTATTCTGTAGTTGTTAAAAAAATAAAAAAGATAACAGCTGATAATATGGTTAAAAATTTAGTTGTATCTACAATCCTATTGCCTTCAAATTTCAAACATCTCTCTGAGTTCAGTGATTCTGTTTTTGCTTTAGGAGTTGATTCAATTAAAATTGAAAACCTTAATTATCTAACAGAAGAAGAGTTTGGGAGTTCTACTGAAGAGATGGCCGACCTTATTTTAAAACCCCATACTCTTGTTTTAGACAAGCATTGCTTCAGCAGAACCGATTTAGAGTATGCTTGGAACAGCATCAATGTTTTAAGAAGAAGATATAAAGGTAGATTATTTTTGAAGCCAGCTCTAAACAAGAGAGATTTTTTAAAATGGTATTGCGAGGGCAAAACTTTTAAGGGTTGTCATTTTATAAGACATTCTATCTTTGTCTCATCTTCCGGAGATATTATACCTTGTCAGTTTTTAAGTAAAACTAAGCTTGGAAAAATAGACAAAAATGTTGTAAAATACATATGGAACTCGAAGAGATATAATGATTTTAGAGAGTTTGTGCAAAGGACTGGCTTAGAAGTTTGTAAACGTTGTTGTAAATAAAAGGTTTTAAGTTATGGATTTTGAACAAAAATGGAAGAGGGCTGTAAAGAATACTGAAATAGAGAAAGGCTGGGTGGGCTATCTAAATACCAATTCGAGCACAACGCTCTCTTATATAATGCTCTCTGAATCGATGCTTGATAATTCAGATACTGTTATCAGAAAAGGCAAGGTCGAAGTAACGCGACCCTTAATATACTTACCGGATAACAACCCTGTATTTGAAGGTTTTGAATTATCGAGTCAGAATCTATTTAATAGTTCTGTTTTGACTTTTCTTCTGTTGAGAGGAGTAAGTTTTCCTTCTTTAAAATACCAGAATAGTGTTTACTCTCTGGATATTGACAATCTCTCTTTGACTGAGGCGGTTAAAAAGCATAAAAGAGAGCTTCAAAGATTGGAGGATGTTAAGACCGGTCTCATAGTAGGGTCTGATGACTGCTGGCATTACTCTCTTGCTATCTATGTTGCAGCTCTGACCTCTAAATCTGCCTCTAATGACATAGAGAGGTATCTTAAAGATTTAAAGAGTAGGTTTGAAGATAGGTAGCCTTTATCAAAAACGAGAGATGGATATTTAACTATATAAAAGGAGGTTAAGATGGAAGAGAGAGAAGTTTTTGCAAAAGTTAACAGTTTAATAGAGAACATCGAAAAAGTTATACTGGGAAAGCACGATGCCGTTCAACTGGCAGTAGCTGTATTTCTATCCGAGGGTCATCTATTGATGGAGGATGTTCCCGGAGTAGGTAAAACTGTACTTGCTAAGTCTATGGCTAAATCATTTTCGGCAAGCTTTAGGAGAATACAATTTACACCCGACCTTCTTCCTTCAGATGTTACGGGCAGCTATATATTTAACCAGAAAAATTCCGAATTTGAATTTAGGTCCGGTCCGGTCTTTGCTAATATAGTTATAGCTGATGAGATTAACCGCGGTACTCCTAGGACGCAGAGCGCTCTTCTGGAGCCTATGGAGGAGTATCAGGTTACTGCGGATGGTAATACTTTTCAACTTGATAGGCCATTTTTCTTGATAGCTACTCAGAATCCCGTTGAGAGGGAAGGCACCTATTTTCTTCCTATCTCACAGCTGGACAGATTTCTGGTCAAGATGGGTATGGGGTATCCCGAAAAAGCTGAAGAGATTCAGATTCTTTTAGACAGAGAGAGAGAGGATCCTCTAAATAAAATTGAGGCTGTAATTACCAAAGAAGAAATTCTTGAGATTCAAAAATTTGTAAAAGCTATTAAGGTGGATGCTAAGATATACGAATATGTTATCAGCATAACACAGACGACTCGTGAGACTGATAAACTTATTCTGGGAGCGAGCCCCAGGGCATCTCTTGATCTATTTAGGTTATCTCAGGCTCTGGCACTAATGGAGGAGAGAACATATTGTATTCCTGACGATGTTAAGAAAGCTGCTCCACTGGTTCTTGCTCATAGGGTTATACCGTCTTCACCTGCAAAGACAGAGATTGGTAATACTCAGGAGATAATTAAAAAACTAGTAAATGAAATCTCCGTTCCTATCCAATAATAAGGGTTGCTGTGTTTTAACAGAGTTTGGCTTATATGCTCTGATTGTAGCGGTATTTTTAACTTCTCTTGGTTTTATACTGCAGTCCAATCTTATCTATCTTGTAGCATCAGGACTCTGGGGGCTTGTTTTGACTGACTTTTTATTTTCTTTTCTCTCCTTGAGAGGAATAAGGGTTACAAGATTTGCTCCGACTCATGCAGTTAGAGGTGAGGATTTTAAAATAAGAATAAGATTAGAGAATAGAGGGTTCTCTAAGTACTTAATAAGATTGACTGATAGTAGTTTTACTGAAAATATATCCGGGGTAGAGCTTCCTATTGTACGTAGTTTAAAAAACAGTGAGATTTTAGAGCTGGATTATATTATGAAAATTAAAGCAAGGGGTGTTCATAATCTTGAGTCTGTTCAGGCAGAGAGCAGTTTTCCTCTTGGTCTTTGGAGGAGGGTTATAAATTTTCCCTCCAGATCCAAAATTACCATATACCCTGAATTTTACGAGGTGCCTCAATTTGCGGTATCTTATAGGGGTATGAGATCGGAGTTTGCAAATACATCTTCTAATAGGCCTGGTATGGGCGGTAACTTTTTGCAGATACGAGAGTATCAATACGGGGATAGTTTAAAGAATATTCATTGGAGAGCAACGGCTAGAACAGGAAAGCTTATGGTCAAAGAGCTAGAGAAATTTACTCTTTCAAACCTTTCTATAGTATTAGATAGTTCCTCTAATATGGTTTTAGGATTGCTTGAAGAGTCCAATTTTGAATATGCAGTTAAAACAGCTGCAACTATAGCCAACAAAGCTTTGAGTACTCGCTATCATGTAAAGCTTATATACTACAATCAGATTAAAAAGAAGATCGAGTTTAAGAAGGCTTACGGCCGAATGACTCCAATATTAGACAGCCTTTCTAAGATAGGTACGACGGAGAGGATAAATGTCAAAGATCTCGTAGATGCTTCTATACCTGAGATTGAGAAGGAGTCTGTTGCGGTTTTTGTCTTACTCTCCCTTAACTCTGATGTTACTCAAAAAATCATACAACTTGCAAATCAGGGTATTGATTCTGTGCTTGTCGTATTTGATCCCAGGTCTTTTGCCGCTGTTCTGGATAAGAAGATTGGGAATTTTTATAATGTCTTCTCCCAACTTATGAGCGGAGAAGCGTTCTATTTAACTGGTGAAGGTATAAGGGTGTATATGGTAAAACATGGCGATCGTATACCTGATGCGTTAAGTAGACCGCATATGTTTTTATCTTCTTAAAATGTTTTATATTATTTCATTTTTACTGGTAAGCATTGGCATAACAGCTCT from Candidatus Kaelpia imicola carries:
- a CDS encoding UDP-N-acetylglucosamine--N-acetylmuramyl-(pentapeptide) pyrophosphoryl-undecaprenol N-acetylglucosamine transferase — protein: MNRESIFLFAGGSGGHVHPALVLKKDLESRGHKAILFISNFSHFEAESGIRSFKISRLKLLALIQSLYMFNYLLVFFILKNTSVAVGFGGYYSLAGIVAAKILGKKTFIYEPNMALGRSNRILAYFVDRILVLWPEISLKSKLGFKIRRIRPLIRRESSLVVKDKRWPFSILFAGGSSGSMFLNNLFTEIIQGGFLRGQDLRLVLITGDKFYRKVKERIDGLNINNNLNVEVYSFRNDMEIFLDDFDFLISRAGAQIIVESIFSELPTLYIPYPYAKEHQLENARNMLSKRGSFLIRQELADVEVVAGFTKYIARDREGLNRVKVKLRQLKGNFEKADRSIDIILK
- the murC gene encoding UDP-N-acetylmuramate--L-alanine ligase, producing MNRKTSYYLIGICGIGMSSLAQLIQSRGFKVRGSDASPDVLIERKLSSLGIEVYFSHEAGRIRESDIVVYSTAVGKSNPEYIEAKGKNCVLLHRTSALVEMLKDRKSIAVTGTHGKTTMTYLLASVLRNYGFDSGMILGGISKEINNNFIPSNSNYILELDESDRSFQILDSDLKVFTSLGNDHLEFYNNDFSELKREFRCYMQKEGVNIISADDNYLVELAEASSLKYLSFGFGPKADYRGELVDKGDFFSKIKLYKNGSFITEYTLPLIGYKNASNSLAVFALADILKLDLLKIAESFSGLSGIERRYDLKFCSKAVTLMEDYAHHPREIEEAIRTVKEYLKPPRILVVFQPHRYTRTEMLWDDYKTCFKGGDKIYISDIYSAFEEVIPSINSEMLVENIGSSNVKYAKIDEIADLLLNEVREGDMILLLGAGDINKISKRLSEGLSSIE
- the murB gene encoding UDP-N-acetylmuramate dehydrogenase, with the translated sequence MNSTIFDGYGYSLNPLFLLEISTLEELRGTVIDLNSKYLRYMVFGRLKNILFANQRSDIVVLKLNGSIFKKIKREGDILDVGAGVEVSELMRFSIDNSIEGLEYMVGIPSTIAGAAVGNSGAFGKEISENIVEVECLNTKGELLILNREKIDFKYRDSNLGNFILTKVFLKIALGSRAEIKKNMKAYIERRFYTQDLRESSCGCFFKNHLEHRAAILIDSLGLKGYKRGGAVVSDKHANFLISLDNSSSEDILSLKDVLQRRVWKDKKFWLEPEVKLIW
- a CDS encoding D-alanine--D-alanine ligase, producing MVADLKKYRIGVLRGGPSSEREISLLSGESVLEILEKRGFEVRDIIVPERKDRKYLKSWILKVLKEEKIDLCFIALHGWFGEDGNIQKILDESNYLYTGSNKHACKISMDKIASKDVFEKNLIPTPRYFIVDAESKVNWSLLKFPAILKPSSQGSSIGIYKIKDSIEAEYLIPEVLNYDGRVLVEDFIEGIELTVGIVEDKPLAVIKISSSSDIYNYEVKYTDGLSSYSIPADIDKRLTERVQGLALKAHRAIGCNMFSRVDILYSTVRDEVFVLEVNTIPGLTKISLLPKAAKVCGIEFDELVLKMLESAFKGERCLRR
- a CDS encoding cell division protein FtsQ/DivIB, with protein sequence MFKKIDYEKIKIAFFFLNWAVLILLLVWFFNIMQNYKVSSSSFSIKEAKVIFSDGSGLDKSNAFRYLNIKKGDSIFKIDPIVKIKEIFKKHPEILKLSLYKQMPNKIMAIVTNRIPVAQIHLGRYYPLDAEGFVLPFPSNFRIESLPLVKGVNPGEVAVASDADNAKIDSALELLNLIESVLGERGINFDIDVNSVEDINLILTNDIKVKLGRGGFKDKLIRLKVVLIDMEAKKLNPAIIDLRFDKVVLIPR
- a CDS encoding glycosyltransferase family 4 protein; this encodes MKILQIITHLEIGGAQKATLLLSQELINRGHEVVVLSSAQGGLLKEFKEKLGPNFRSLCFLKRGINPIFDLLAFFSVFIYVKELSFDLIHTHSSKAGILGRWAALFSSVNSVHTVHGFAFHDYQNFILRYCFILIERVTAFISGKIIFVSEEVKKKAFKNFIVTTEEKTEVIYELVKIDPPEHRIKNKDFFTIGMVAPLKEQKRPEDFLKFAVSLSRIRKDVRFVLVGDGKLRPKLEIDAKRSGILCKVEFKGWRDDAYTIMQSFDIFVLTSIFEGQPHVIIEAMSLSIPVIATAVDGVRDLVSQGENGFLVEPCKPHDIVCLANRLLDDKVLRESIGSKGRSYFETEKRFNYIENISKIEKLYESTMK